The genomic window CGGCCGACCTGAACGTCGACAAGATCGTCGCCCCGGAGGCGATGGGGATCCACCTCGCGACCGCCCTCTCCCTGCAGACGGACATCCCGCTGGTCGTGATCCGCAAGCGCCCCTACGGCCTCGAGGGCGAGGTCTCGCTCCACCAGCAGACCGGCTACTCGGAGTCGGAGATGTACATCAACGACGTCGAGGACGGCGACCGCGTCCTCATCGTCGACGACATGCTGTCGACCGGCGGCACGCTGGCGGCCATCTGTACCGCGCTGGACGACATCGGCGCCGACATCGTCGACATCGTGGTCGTGTTGCGGAAGGTCGGCGACTCCGCGCTCGACGACACGAAGTTCGATGCCACGAGCCTGCTCGACATCACCGTCGAGGACGGCGACGTGACGGTCCACTGATCGGCGCTCGTTCGGTTCCCGTCGTTGTCCCGCGAGACCAGTGGGTAGCAGCGGCTCCCCGTCGCTGATATCGGGATTCTATGCACGATAATGGATATAGTGGGCCCCGATCGACCACTCGATGAGCGCATATACGAGACTTTTTGTACATCGATTCGCTACGGGGTGGGTATAGTATGTCGAACGAAACTGACGGGGGCATTCAGATCGAATACGGCGTCGACGACAAACCGCCGTTGCCGAAATCGATCCTGCTGGGGTTGCAACACGTCGCGGTGATGATCGTGCCGGCGACGGCGGTGGCGTACGTCGTCGCGAATGGGGTCGGTCTCGAGGCCGACGCGGCCTATCTCGTCCAGATGGTCCTGCTGTTTTCCGGACTGGCAACGATGGTCCAGGCGTACACCGTCGGCCCGGTCGGCGCGCGGCTGCCGATCGTCATGGGCTCGAGTTTCACCTTCGTCGGCGCGACGATCGATATCGGTGCTAGTTTCGGGATGGCCGCCGTCTTCGGCGCGATCCTCGTCACCGGCTTCGTCGTCGAGGGACTCATCGGCTGGCAGTTCAAACGCATCAAACCCTTCTTCCCGCCGCTGGTGACCGGCCTCGTCGTGGTCATCATCGGTCTCTACCTGATCCCCGTCGCGATGGACTACGCCGCCGGCGGGGCGGACGCACCGGACTTCGGTGCCCTCCACCACATCGGACTCGCCGGACTCGTGCTGGCCATCGCCGTCGGGCTCAATATGTTCACGCGCGGCGTCACGCGACTGTTGTCCGTGCTGGTCGCGATCATCGTCGGCTACGCGGCCGCCATCGCACTCACGTTCGCCACCGGGCTCGAGCTCGTCTCCTTCTCGGACGTCGGTAGCGCCGCCTGGGTCGCGCTTCCGTCGCCGACCCACTTCGGATTCGAGTTCGAGCCGATCGCGATCGCCACGTTCGCCGTCCTCTTTCTGGTCTCCTCGATGGAGACCGTCGGTGACATGTCCGGCGTCACGGCCGCCGAGGGGCGGAATCCGACCGACGAGGAGTTCCGCGGCGGCCTGTTCAACGACGGTCTGCTGAGTTCGATCGGCTCGATCTTCGGCGCGTTCCCGATTACCTCGTTCTCCCAGAACGTCGGCATCGTCAACTTCACCGGCGTGATGAGCCGCCACGTCGTCGGCATCGGCGGCGTCTTCCTCGCCGTCCTCGGACTGAGCCCCAAAGTCGGCGCCGCCGTCACGACCATCCCCAGCGCGGTCTTCGGCGGCGCGGTGCTGCTGATGGCCGGGATGGTCGCCGCGAGCGGGTTCCGACTGATCGTCACGCACGTGGACCTCGATCGCCGGAACACGGTCATCGTCGCCGTCTCGCTCGGCCTCGGTCTCGGCATCGCGACGACGCCCGAGGCCCTCGCGGGACTGCCGAGCCGCGCCGAGCTGTTCTTCGGCCAGCCGGTCATCGTGACCGCGCTGTCGGCGCTGGCGCTCAACACGCTCGTCCCCGGCGACTCGAGCCCGCTGTTCGACGCCGTGCCCGCCGCGGAGACGTCGGAGGCGGAGTCGCCGACGGTTGGACCGAGCGACGACTGATCCCGTCGACGAGCTATCGTTCGGCCCCGAACGCGAGTCGAACGCCGAATCGGCCGGCGTTCTCGCATTTGAGACGGTCACCGACCCCTGAAAAATCCTTTATCCGGCCGTTCGTGGTACCGCCGGCCATGCCAGACGTCGCAATCGTCGGCGGCGGCCCCGCCGGCCTGAGCGCAGCACTCTTCACCGCGAAGAACGACCTCGAGACCGTCGTCTTCGACACCGACGAGACGTGGATGCACAAGGCCCATCTGTTCAACTACCCCGGAATCCGGAGCATCAGCGGCAGCGAGTTCATGGAACTGACTCGCGGACAGGTGAGGGACCGCGGTGCCGACGTCCGCGTGGGCGAGGAAGTATCCGACGTCGAACCGGGCGACGACGACTTCACCGTCGAGACTGAGGACGGCGAGTACGACGCCGACTACGTCGTCCTCGCGACGGGCGCGGACCGCTCGATGGCCGAGGACCTCGAGGTCGAGTTCGACGAGGACGGGACCGTCGACGTGGACCTGGACACCGAGACGAGCGTCGACGACCTCTACGCGACGGGCGCGATGGTCCGCGACGAGGAGTGGCAGGCCGTCATCGCCGCCGGCGACGGCGCTTCGGCGGCGCTCGACATCTTAAGCAAGGAGAAGGGCGAGCACTTCCACGACTTCGACGTCCCGGACGACGTGCCGTGATTCGGCCCGCGACTCGCCGCCGCGCGGCCTGCGTGTTCGGGGCCCACGACTAAGCGAATTCTCGTCGCGATTTCACGTATGGACACCACTAGCGCCGACCGCATCGACGACTTCGAGGAGCTGTTCCACCACAAGCTCGCCCAGATGTACTACACCGAGCAGGAACTCGTCGAGACGTTAGACGAGATGGCGATCAACGCGACCAACGACAAGATGAGCGAGGGGTTCGCGGACCACCGCGACGAGACCCGGACCCACGTCCAGCGTCTCGAGGAGGTCTTCGCGGCCCTCGACCGGCCGGCGGAGCGGCGGGAGGATCCGGTCCTCGACGCGCTCGAGCAGGAGCGGCAGACCCTCGAGGACGCCATCGAGGACGACATGCTCAACATGGCCTATCTGAACGCCGCGATGATGACCGAGCGCATCGAGATGACGGCCTACGAGGGGCTGTCGACGATGGCGAAACAGATCGGCTACGACGAGGAGATCCGCGAGCCGCTCGAGTCCAATCACGACGAGGAGGAGTCGACCTACCGCGAACTGTCGGCGATGCAGACGGCCTCCGACATGAAGTCGCTGTGGGACCGACTGACGCCCTCGTAACGTCGCTCCCGAGACGCCCGCATCGGACGCCGCGGGACGCGATTCGAGTCCGTTTTCTTCGATCCGCTCCGGAACGCCGGTAAAGCCCGTCGGGACTGGGCGCTATCGATCCCGACCCGAGACCATGCATGAGTATGTCACCCACATACTTTATACTCGTGGCCGTCCCAGTACGGTGTACAGTCGGGCGATAGCAAGTCCGACGGCCGACGGACGCATCGCGCTCGACGGCGGGCCGCGCACCTTCGTGGCGTATTGCAACGGGCGTCCACCGTCGCTCCGGACCCGTTATCCGCGCGGCCCGTTCCGCGACCGTCGAGACGAAACCGATCGAAGCGACCTTTTCACCGGTCAGTCCACCGGGAGCGGGGTCGGCTCGAGGCTCGCGTCGGAACGTCCCCGCTCTCGGATTAGCCGCGTTCCGCGATCGACTCGTCGCCCGTTCGGGAGCCGCTCGGCTCGAACGGCGCGCCGATCCGGCGTGGGTATATATCACACAGTGATCTTTTTGGTCTCGAACGGGTAATTGCGTGCAAGAATGCAGTACGACGCCGTTCTGTTCGACTTCGATGGCGTCGTGGTCGAGAACCCCTCGCCGCGACGCATGTACGACGCGCTCACGCGTACCTACGAGAAACTCGGCTGCTCCGATCCGGCGGCCGAGACGGTTCAGGAGGTACTG from Haloterrigena sp. KLK7 includes these protein-coding regions:
- the hpt gene encoding hypoxanthine/guanine phosphoribosyltransferase yields the protein MEKLIESLSDAPIIDKDGYEYLVHPISNGVPMLDPDLLREVVVEVMQTADLNVDKIVAPEAMGIHLATALSLQTDIPLVVIRKRPYGLEGEVSLHQQTGYSESEMYINDVEDGDRVLIVDDMLSTGGTLAAICTALDDIGADIVDIVVVLRKVGDSALDDTKFDATSLLDITVEDGDVTVH
- a CDS encoding nucleobase:cation symporter-2 family protein, with the translated sequence MSNETDGGIQIEYGVDDKPPLPKSILLGLQHVAVMIVPATAVAYVVANGVGLEADAAYLVQMVLLFSGLATMVQAYTVGPVGARLPIVMGSSFTFVGATIDIGASFGMAAVFGAILVTGFVVEGLIGWQFKRIKPFFPPLVTGLVVVIIGLYLIPVAMDYAAGGADAPDFGALHHIGLAGLVLAIAVGLNMFTRGVTRLLSVLVAIIVGYAAAIALTFATGLELVSFSDVGSAAWVALPSPTHFGFEFEPIAIATFAVLFLVSSMETVGDMSGVTAAEGRNPTDEEFRGGLFNDGLLSSIGSIFGAFPITSFSQNVGIVNFTGVMSRHVVGIGGVFLAVLGLSPKVGAAVTTIPSAVFGGAVLLMAGMVAASGFRLIVTHVDLDRRNTVIVAVSLGLGLGIATTPEALAGLPSRAELFFGQPVIVTALSALALNTLVPGDSSPLFDAVPAAETSEAESPTVGPSDD
- a CDS encoding FAD-dependent oxidoreductase; translation: MPDVAIVGGGPAGLSAALFTAKNDLETVVFDTDETWMHKAHLFNYPGIRSISGSEFMELTRGQVRDRGADVRVGEEVSDVEPGDDDFTVETEDGEYDADYVVLATGADRSMAEDLEVEFDEDGTVDVDLDTETSVDDLYATGAMVRDEEWQAVIAAGDGASAALDILSKEKGEHFHDFDVPDDVP
- a CDS encoding DUF892 family protein; its protein translation is MDTTSADRIDDFEELFHHKLAQMYYTEQELVETLDEMAINATNDKMSEGFADHRDETRTHVQRLEEVFAALDRPAERREDPVLDALEQERQTLEDAIEDDMLNMAYLNAAMMTERIEMTAYEGLSTMAKQIGYDEEIREPLESNHDEEESTYRELSAMQTASDMKSLWDRLTPS